The proteins below come from a single Miscanthus floridulus cultivar M001 chromosome 1, ASM1932011v1, whole genome shotgun sequence genomic window:
- the LOC136483784 gene encoding probable beta-1,3-galactosyltransferase 2: MSFNKSRGGGLGGAGAGAGGDELVLRGSISKKWTFLLCLGSFCIGLLFTSRMWTMPEPKEIIRRSRLEVEKTNLVAGDCAPKSIDDAKDVPGEVPRTQDVIQTLDKTISNLEMELASAKASQESMLNGAPMSESTGKWKYFMVIGINTAFSSRKRRDSVRATWMPQGEKRRKMEEEKGIIIRFVIGHSATPGGILDRAIDAEDRKHEDFMRLDHVEGYLELAAKTKAYFVAAVSMWDAEYYIKVDDDVHVNIATLGNTLARHRSKPRAYVGCMKSGPVLAQKGVRYHEPEYWKFGEWGNKYFRHATGQLYAISKDLASYIALNQHVLHKYANEDVSLGSWFIGLDVEHVDDRRLCCGTPPDCEWKAQAANVCAASFDWSCSGICKSADRIKEVHQRCGESENAIWNAKF, translated from the exons atgagcttcaACAAGAGCAGGGGTGGGGGATTGggtggagcaggagcaggagcaggaggagacGAGCTGGTGCTGCGAGGCTCCATCTCCAAGAAATGGACCTTCCTCCTCTGCCTCGGCAGCTTCTGCATCGGCCTCCTCTTCACTAGCAG GATGTGGACGATGCCGGAGCCGAAAGAGATCATCAGGAGGTCGAGACTCGAGGTGGAAAAGACGAACCTTGTCGCCGGCGACTGCGCTCCCAAAAGT ATCGATGATGCAAAAGACGTTCCTGGAGAGGTTCCAAGAACTCAAGATGTTATACA GACACTGGACAAAACAATATCGAACCTCGAAATGGAGCTTGCATCTGCAAAGGCGTCACAGGAATCCATGCTCAATGGTGCCCCGATGTCCGAATCCACAGGGAAATGGAAATACTTCATGGTCATTGGCATAAACACTGCGTTCAGCAGTCGGAAAAGACGAGACTCAGTCCGTGCTACATGGATGCCTCAAG GTGAGAAGAGGAGAAAGATGGAGGAAGAGAAGGGCATTATCATTCGGTTCGtcatcggtcatag TGCGACTCCTGGCGGCATACTTGATCGAGCAATTGATGCAGAGGACAGGAAACATGAGGACTTCATGAGGCTG GACCATGTTGAAGGGTACCTGGAACTGGCAGCAAAGACCAAAGCGTACTTCGTCGCAGCTGTGTCCATGTGGGATGCTGAGTACTACATCAAGGTCGACGACGATGTACATGTAAATATAG CAACTCTTGGAAACACGCTAGCAAGACATCGCTCCAAGCCTCGAGCTTACGTTGGCTGCATGAAGTCTGGCCCAGTGCTAGCTCAGAA GGGCGTGAGGTACCACGAGCCTGAATACTGGAAATTCGGCGAATGGGGAAACAAATACTTCCGACACGCGACCGGTCAGCTGTACGCCATCTCCAAAGATCTGGCCTCCTACATAGCACTCAACCA GCATGTTCTGCACAAATATGCTAATGAGGATGTATCCCTGGGATCCTGGTTCATCGGATTGGACGTCGAACACGTCGATGACCGTCGTCTTTGCTGCGGCACACCACCAG ATTGCGAATGGAAGGCGCAGGCGGCGAACGTGTGCGCTGCGTCGTTCGACTGGAGCTGCAGTGGCATCTGCAAATCTGCTGATCGGATCAAGGAAGTCCATCAGCGCTGCGGTGAGAGTGAGAATGCAATTTGGAATGCAAAGTTTTAA